One genomic segment of Primulina tabacum isolate GXHZ01 chromosome 9, ASM2559414v2, whole genome shotgun sequence includes these proteins:
- the LOC142555115 gene encoding methylsterol monooxygenase 2-2 isoform X3 yields the protein MILSYPVFKFMGMRSSLPLPSWKLISTQILFYFILEDFVFYWGHRILHTKWLYKHVHSVHHEYATPFGLTSEYAHPAEILFLGFATIVGPAITGPHLITLWLWMVLRVLETVEAHCGYHFPWSLSNFLPLYGGADFHDYHHRLLYTKSGNYSSTFVYMDWIFGTDKGYRKLKALKSDREEADLKET from the exons ATGATCCTATCCTATCCTGTCTTCAAATTCATGGGAATGCGAAGCTCATTACCACTTCCCTCCTG GAAACTCATCTCAACTCAGATATTGTTTTACTTCATCCTGGAGGATTTTGTTTTCTACTGGGGACACAGGATTTTACATACAAAATGGCTTTACAAGCATGTCCACAGTGTTCATCATGA ATATGCGACTCCATTTGGATTGACTTCTGAATATGCTCACCCGGCAGAGATTTTGTTCCTTGGGTTTGCAACGATAGTTGGTCCTGCCATAACTGGTCCTCATCTGATTACACTCTGGTTATGGATGGTGCTCCGAGTCCTTGAGACGGTTGAGGCGCATTGTGGGTACCATTTCCCATGGAGTCTCTCTAACTTCTTGCCTTTATATGGGGG TGCCGATTTTCACGACTATCATCACCGATTGCTGTACACTAAGAGTGGCAACTATTCATCAACTTTTGTTTACATGGACTG GATATTTGGTACCGACAAAGGTTACAGAAAGCTGAAGGCCCTTAAGAGTGACAGAGAGGAGGCTGATCTAAAGGAAACATAA
- the LOC142555115 gene encoding methylsterol monooxygenase 2-2 isoform X1, whose protein sequence is MASIVESAWTYLITHFNDFQLACLGSFFLHESVFFLSGLPFIFFERAGWLSKYKIQTKNNTPAAQEKCITKLLLYHFCVNLPVMILSYPVFKFMGMRSSLPLPSWKLISTQILFYFILEDFVFYWGHRILHTKWLYKHVHSVHHEYATPFGLTSEYAHPAEILFLGFATIVGPAITGPHLITLWLWMVLRVLETVEAHCGYHFPWSLSNFLPLYGGADFHDYHHRLLYTKSGNYSSTFVYMDWIFGTDKGYRKLKALKSDREEADLKET, encoded by the exons atGGCTTCAATCGTCGAGTCTGCTTGGACG TATCTCATTACTCATTTTAATGACTTTCAACTGGCGTGCCTTGGAAGTTTCTTTCTTCATGAAAGTGTCTTTTTCTTGTCTGGACTCCCGTTCATATTTTTTGAAAGAGCTGGATGGCTAAGCAAGTACAAAATTCAG ACTAAGAATAATACCCCTGCAGCTCAGGAGAAATGTATCACTAAGCTATTGCTGTATCATTTTTGTGTCAATCTACCTGTTATGATCCTATCCTATCCTGTCTTCAAATTCATGGGAATGCGAAGCTCATTACCACTTCCCTCCTG GAAACTCATCTCAACTCAGATATTGTTTTACTTCATCCTGGAGGATTTTGTTTTCTACTGGGGACACAGGATTTTACATACAAAATGGCTTTACAAGCATGTCCACAGTGTTCATCATGA ATATGCGACTCCATTTGGATTGACTTCTGAATATGCTCACCCGGCAGAGATTTTGTTCCTTGGGTTTGCAACGATAGTTGGTCCTGCCATAACTGGTCCTCATCTGATTACACTCTGGTTATGGATGGTGCTCCGAGTCCTTGAGACGGTTGAGGCGCATTGTGGGTACCATTTCCCATGGAGTCTCTCTAACTTCTTGCCTTTATATGGGGG TGCCGATTTTCACGACTATCATCACCGATTGCTGTACACTAAGAGTGGCAACTATTCATCAACTTTTGTTTACATGGACTG GATATTTGGTACCGACAAAGGTTACAGAAAGCTGAAGGCCCTTAAGAGTGACAGAGAGGAGGCTGATCTAAAGGAAACATAA
- the LOC142555115 gene encoding methylsterol monooxygenase 2-2 isoform X2: MASIVESAWTYLITHFNDFQLACLGSFFLHESVFFLSGLPFIFFERAGWLSKYKIQTKNNTPAAQEKCITKLLLYHFCVNLPVMILSYPVFKFMGMRSSLPLPSWKLISTQILFYFILEDFVFYWGHRILHTKWLYKHVHSVHHEYATPFGLTSEYAHPAEILFLGFATIVGPAITGPHLITLWLWMVLRVLETVEAHCGYHFPWSLSNFLPLYGGADFHDYHHRLLYTKSGNYSSTFVYMDCIRDGAEFQLTGAFMLVLLIDASEVQ; the protein is encoded by the exons atGGCTTCAATCGTCGAGTCTGCTTGGACG TATCTCATTACTCATTTTAATGACTTTCAACTGGCGTGCCTTGGAAGTTTCTTTCTTCATGAAAGTGTCTTTTTCTTGTCTGGACTCCCGTTCATATTTTTTGAAAGAGCTGGATGGCTAAGCAAGTACAAAATTCAG ACTAAGAATAATACCCCTGCAGCTCAGGAGAAATGTATCACTAAGCTATTGCTGTATCATTTTTGTGTCAATCTACCTGTTATGATCCTATCCTATCCTGTCTTCAAATTCATGGGAATGCGAAGCTCATTACCACTTCCCTCCTG GAAACTCATCTCAACTCAGATATTGTTTTACTTCATCCTGGAGGATTTTGTTTTCTACTGGGGACACAGGATTTTACATACAAAATGGCTTTACAAGCATGTCCACAGTGTTCATCATGA ATATGCGACTCCATTTGGATTGACTTCTGAATATGCTCACCCGGCAGAGATTTTGTTCCTTGGGTTTGCAACGATAGTTGGTCCTGCCATAACTGGTCCTCATCTGATTACACTCTGGTTATGGATGGTGCTCCGAGTCCTTGAGACGGTTGAGGCGCATTGTGGGTACCATTTCCCATGGAGTCTCTCTAACTTCTTGCCTTTATATGGGGG TGCCGATTTTCACGACTATCATCACCGATTGCTGTACACTAAGAGTGGCAACTATTCATCAACTTTTGTTTACATGGACTG CATCAGAGATGGAGCTGAATTCCAGCTGACCGGAGCTTTCATGTTGGTGTTGCTAATTGATGCCTCGGAGGTGCAATAG